The Apis cerana isolate GH-2021 linkage group LG16, AcerK_1.0, whole genome shotgun sequence genome segment caacaatatgcgtctaatgtaaaatatcttgGTTACGTTGTTACTCTAGTATAACGGTATCTGTTCTTGGTATCTATTCCATTCTAGTCAAGGTAACGCCACATTATTGGCACCGAGCATTCGTGCTAAACGTGTACCAAACATTTTACCTGGTTCGTTTGAAATTAATGGAGaacattttacattatattttcagtttcattcttttacgatttatgtgaaaaacaatcgaaatctaattaccaaatattgataagaaaaaattgtggcttgttcaaaaatatttaaaataccataaaatcaataatgaaaaacgATCAAAATAGATCAACCAACAATATTAACAGCAAGTGCGACTAACTCGTTGTTCATCTACATATGATCGAACAGGCATTTGCATAGTTATTTTCTGACTCTAGTATGGATAAACAAACGTGCTATACGAACGATAGAAGacctttatattatataggcGTGTAAACACGCAAGTGAGAcgcaaataaaatgtaaacataGAATTCACTTAGACACAAATAACGTTAGTGTTGATTTAAGTTTCAAACgaagttgaaatttaaaaatcgtacTTTTCTAGTTACTATTAGTATCTATGATACTAGTAATAACGTGCCTGATAGCATTTACACAAAGTATGAAAAGGAATGATTTATGTGACGTAGATGGATTTCATATTATGATGAGTAAAgtatttaagaagaaaagtaATATCAACTTGTTATGtagtagatattattttttttcgataatagtATCGATCCGATATCCAAAGGATTGAGACCATGacctaattaattctttactaTCGGACGCCAAGTCTTGCGAGACCAATGTgtctattattacatatttttcattttaaaaaatagaaacattttttagagtgaatgaaataaatattcttatgtgaaaaaatttttttataatttttattttatattttgaccaATAgatcaaaaatgttttttaaaaattaattaataattatatatatatataatattgaataaatcaattatcagaaattaaaaaatctgatTATTGGCTaataaaatgatcaaaattgaatatatatctacatattatatctacatatctacatattatctatatacaatatatacatatatatatatatatttatttattgttattaagattgttatattgtttttaaagttggctttatgaattattgtgttatttatattattgataatgagtAATTtcctgaataaataaaataactttctattttatattgcagAATTATGAATTCGACTCTAATTATTCTAGATTTTGATCATACAGTTTCATTACATATAGTAATGTGCCTTGAAAaacataatatcttatatatatatatataaattcgaaatgaaGTATGATTGAATGTCTGGaaccataaaaatattaacacctcctctatatatatatatatatattggtcaATCGATCACGCGCACAATCTTGCGAATGAATCAAAAAGCTGGCTGACGCAACGGGATCGTGTTCGAAAGGTTTCGGAACTATAACCTCAGTCGAGTATATAACCAGCTTAACGAGCTATACGTATACTCGACCCTGTGTAATAATTTGTCGCACATATGtaacatatttacaatattttaaagccacatttttcttcgttcaaaCTAAttcacattaattaatttgaatgcaagtataaaaataaaaattctgcttaaaacttcattttttaacataaccttaatttaaattcaatcagtgagtagtaattaataatattttccttataAGATGAtaacttcatattttttccaatcaaTCGCGttactttcaattttaaatatttcagttttGATACagctctttttatttaaaatcgaaatttctttttaagaaaaatttatacattgaaaatatacataaaaaatcacTGAATTCCGatcatatatatactatatatatgtatatgtgtcaattccaataaatattaatataaatattattatttatatatatatgaaattttagtaCAATTTTAAgtgcatttttaataattcaagttatttgagattttattttatctatacatTATTGcccaaatattaatattatattttgatcaatcactaatattataaaatatataaatttaaaatagataattatttcgattaatataaataaatcaaaaatatatatattagtatatacaaaaaatctaattagaaatcaaattatattagtagatattcaaatgattttaaaatacaattgaagatacttcgatttttcttttcgatacaaataatataaaattaaagaaaaaaattttaatcgtttattgaacaagaatttgaaagaaaacgaaacgaaaaggaTATGTGTATGAGAAATCAATAGGATATTAATAACGTGGCTTCATCGAGGTGGATTTCACTGAGAGGTTATTGGCTCGTCGGTAGAAAGATTACGTTGTTGACATATTAACAAGCTGGGCTATGCCGCTATTGGTATCCATGCGATCTTATGTCTTCAATATGAAACGAATGCATGCTTTCCGAATTTATTGCATCATTTGTAAATTACACTGACGTGGTGCGACTATGATGACGTGGCTACATTTACCGCATGACCGTGACCATTTGAAGTCAAAGTCGTTTCGATCCAAAGGGAACGACTGCATCttgataaatacaatatagaaataaaatattgaaatgcgagttattgtttatttgttttttttgaacgataaattcattaattaattcattcaacGATCAAAACATTTGCAATCTcatcgttaaatattaaaaaataggtCACTTATTCAGAATGTATGAAagttaaatgtattatatatatatatatatatttattcgattatagaTTCTTCATTACCCATTACAAAAGTTTGCTACTATCCGCTTTTCTTCTGCGATTCTCcatttttcacatttcttGATCGAGATGCTACActagcaatatattaaaattttcaatattcttcaGTACTTTTTCACCgtcaataatgattttatttttctataaaaaaacagatttcataactactaaaataaaattttatctgtgtttcaaataaatttatttttaatactcaaAATACACATTCAAaaacaatgaatattaatattattattgatttaattaatatattcaattatattcaatcCTATTAGTgtgcaatgaaaaatatgattaaattttaaaatttaaacgatattaaaatatattttaaaacattataaaaatatgtttaattaataacaatgaacTACTGATTCAAATAATCTTTCGGAACTTTATCAATGtgaaaatatcaatgattctattatactaaattttattattctattataataaaatgaaaattcaaatatatttaaaacattttttattttattattcaatatatgtatatatatatatatatgttaagtTTAATTGGTTTAATGGATTAAATTAGATCggatattttaatcgataattctaAAGAGAATTGACGATATTCTGACCATCCGCAATGTTTTCTTGGTTGATGTGTAATTCTCGCATTTCTCCTTCTCGCGTCTCACCAGTTCTTTTAGCCTCCTGAGAATCTGAGAATAATTGCGCGATGTCGCACATGTagttagtatatataatatatatatacttatatatacatatatgtaattttatatatatatatatatataaaatatatatatataatatatatatatatgcgttcTCATCCATCTTTATttgtctatatttatttatctaaatatatgtacatatatgtatatgaatatctatatattcatatatatatatttcatatatttatgattgaaGATTTACTTACTCatcttttaccattttttcaGAACAAACTCAAAGATCAATATATTGAATgagtaaaatgataaaaattaaataaaaaattaaaataattgtaattttatttccataaattccattattaattatttggttCTACAAATGAAGCTGCACGACCTCTATACAATTAACACGAGTTAAACTTGTTGACCTCGTCGAATTGTAAGTTTACATGTCACTGATCACGTACGCTTTGTCGATAACTGTTTTCTACTGTTTTTCTAtactaaattcttttaatgtcAAGTCAATGAGAAAACATGTTTAACTATGTTAATACATATCGtatcattcttattttttatttttttcaattttttaagtgTTAATTatctcaataatatatatatacttaaatattacttatatatacaaagaagtaattttcatatttatattataattttcattttatgtttacctttcttttatgaaaatttatattatattttaactaacttgataataatgataataacatgCTATTACAAATAAGATACTGCCATCTATAGTTAATACATAATacgacacacacacacacacacacgcacgcacgcgcgcgcgcgcgcacacacacacacacacacacacacaagaacattgagaaaatgaaatcttttattatttttattaaatataaaatttaaaataaaacacaaatattttttattttctaatattttcgtatattaaaatataataaatttatataataaatataataaatttttccaaaatcatttttaaatcatgtataattttatttgtaaaaaatatagtaaaaaaatagtaaaaatgtcagttaatgtattattaatataattttcgaaacaaaagcattaaaaaaaaattaacataattataatatatcttttaataccaAAATTCAGATATTCAACCCTGACCAACTTTTGTATCTCTTGGATCTGCTGTTACTATATCCTTTCTCCATTCTCAAATCATTTTTCGTTATAATGTAGTACGTAGTTATAAAAacagcaaaaaaatttttataaactgtattgcgttaaaaaataaaataagaatttaataaataagaaatatcgcataaataattttttaaaaaattgatcgatacatcgaaatcgaataaaacaagatttttataaaagaaaatatttttaaaatgttttttttgtttatattgtatataatatttcaattgatatttttagtgAATATATGATTTGAATATGTTCTTTAgtgattttttaatgttacgaTTGTTTTTACTAGTaggttttatcgatatatttgacTCATAGTTCACTTGTATCTATTAGCTTTTAATGCATGAATAACCTTTATAGGTTATGTATAAcctttttagaaatatattcatattctaattatttttttcaagtttcaatagttatgataattaatataaatcataataaaaatgatatttaatattgtatgataattttgatatattttttcaattttaaaatattaaaaaatatcaatatattcaacatatttaataataagaaaaaatattctaaaaaaatatcttaaataatatcattgtatatgttattatacaaatgtcgaatataaaatttttcttatttcaattatgtaaTCATAATATGTATCATAATTTAGGATCacgacaatttaaaaaaacgattttataTAGGAATATTGGATCTAAGGTGAATCCAAAAGTTTTATctcttcgaaataaattattatattgcgattatttagattatgaaaaaatgggatatgtaaaacataaaaaaatagaaaaacaaagaatagaacaagaaaaaattatgagatTCGAaatgaatgagaaaaaaacatatagTGTTATGCTAAATGAATggataaaggataaaaaagaGACAGATAttcttgaagaaaaaaaagatgaagaaaagattgataaatgtgaaaatgaaACTGTGAAAAAACAGAAACCTATATATATGCCATATGCGGCAGTAGACtcatatgaaataattgatacaaaaatacTAGATGACATTaatacagaaaaagaaaatataaatttaccaaATGAAAAGTACGaagaattatatgaaaaatatttgcaaataaagcAGAATACTTTGAataatggtaaaaatattcctatatttgaagatgtagaaaaaaataataagataccAAAAGGAGAATTGTGGAAAATTCCATCTACTTGGATGACTGATTATGAACAGTTTGATGATACTTTACTTAACGaacattataattgttatggTACATCAGATCCTGATTCAGAAGTCAGTTCTATACCATGTGGTGGCTGTGGTGCTTTACTACATTGCAAAGATCCAGAAATTCCTGGATATTTaccattagaattattttcaaagaatgaTGAAGATTTGAAATCAACAATATGTCAAAGATGTCATTTTTTGAAGTTTTACAATTCAGCTTTGGAAGTAAAAGTATCAATTGAAGATTATCCTAacttactaaaaataattaaaactaaaagaTGTGCCATTATTCTTATAGTCGATCTGACTGATTTTCCTTGCAGCATTTGGCCTGATTTAAAAACTATCATGCATCCTTTTACTCCTATTTTTCTTGTTGGAAATAAAGTTGATTTATTGCCTAGAGATTCTCCAAAGTTTCTTGAGAACATTAAGCAACTCTTAGCAAATACAGTAGTCCATGTAACTggtgtgaaaaaagaaaacattacaCATGTCGAACTCATATCTGCGAAAACTGGATATGGTATAGaacagttaataaataaattgcactACAAATGGAAACATAAAGGTATTTGttgatttataagaaaaaattcttgattattttttatttttttatgatatttttctatacttCATAATCATTGATGTTTCAGGAGATGTATATTTAGTTGGCTGTACAAATGTTGGAAAGTCTTCTTTGTTCAATACGTTATTAAATTCCGATTATTGTAAAGTAAAAGCCATCGATCTTGTACAATGTGCTACAGTATCTACTTGGCCAGGAACTACATTAAATTTActcaaatttccaattttaaatccgaatatgaaaaaatatatattaagaatacaaaggcttataaatgaaaaattttataggatACAAGAATCAAAGTATAGggattacaaatttaaagaaacagGAAATATGATGTTTGCAACATTAGaaggtaattaaaaaattttaaatctttttgttaatttttactaatttatacatcgataatttaaaatttataaatattcatttgaacgggatttttatttatatttaggaCATGTTGGTAAATCGTTTACCAAAAACTCGAGAAAAGATGACAATATGGAtccttttttagaaaaatcgcATAAAGTTATgacgaaaaagatttttttaaatgaatccgAACAAAAATACGAACATAGTCGTTGGTGTTATGATACTCCGGGTACTATTCAGAAAGACCAAATACTGGATTTATTAACTActgatgaattattattaacattaccGCAGGAAATTATTACACCAAGAACATTCATGTTTAGACCAAAACAAACTATATTTGTAGCTGGTATGGGAAGATTAGATTATCTTGaaggagaatattttatacggtatacacatatatatatatatacatttattacatttttgaaaaatagttaTGCAGctagagaattattaaatcaaattaaaaaaattttatgtatttcttaTCGAAAAATAGATGCACTTTGTTTGCAAGTAAGAAATTACCTATAACAATATGTTATACTTTTGATGCAGAAgagatatataatcaattgttAGAAACTGAAGCTTTCGTCGTACCTACAAACGATCAAAACCGATTAAAAATATGGCCGAAATTGCAATCAAAGGAGATAAAAGTAACTGGCGTGAAAAATGAATCTGCTGGAGATATTGTATTGTCAAGTATAGGTAAATctgtataataaacaataattgaatgattttaatatagtttgaTTTAATCAATCAGGTTGGATCGCAATTACACCATTTGAAAACAACAGCGTCTCATTAAGAGCATGGACACCAGAAGGTCgtggaatatattttagatctCCAGCATTGCTAAGCAAATCAGTGCATCTTCGCGGTCCGAGAATTCAAGGTACTCCATTATATTCATTAGgacaaaaagtatttattaaatattaaattaagtttcgAACTTTATCctgatattaatcaaattattaatattgttttatacttGATCGATTTAAAATCGCATTTATCTTTCGTCTatcgaataattgaaagaaaagtatatgttcttatgatataaaatttttcaaatttcaaaatccgAATAATTGTTACTGCATACAATAAAATGTTGTTATTTtcgtgtattttttctttcttgatgattttattttattataaaaaacgatTAACGAGCAATGGAACCTATACATTTGATTTGGAATCCTTTGTCGAAAATGTCAAGCCTGGTActctgcaaaaataaaaacgaaaacaagaacaaaagaaagaaaaaaggaaaaagaaaaataaactgatcgaatcatttaaaaaataattgtatcatGTACGATAAACTTACGTAGAAATAGGTTCCCGCGACAACTGACTATTTGGTAAACAATAATGACATCCATAATGTtgataattatgcaaatttattggAATCGACTTATCGGGAGAAGTACCGTCACATTCACtggaaaaataacatttat includes the following:
- the LOC108000353 gene encoding nitric oxide-associated protein 1 isoform X2, which translates into the protein MSNIKFFLFQLCNHNMYHNLGSRQFKKTILYRNIGSKVNPKVLSLRNKLLYCDYLDYEKMGYVKHKKIEKQRIEQEKIMRFEMNEKKTYSVMLNEWIKDKKETDILEEKKDEEKIDKCENETVKKQKPIYMPYAAVDSYEIIDTKILDDINTEKENINLPNEKYEELYEKYLQIKQNTLNNGKNIPIFEDVEKNNKIPKGELWKIPSTWMTDYEQFDDTLLNEHYNCYGTSDPDSEVSSIPCGGCGALLHCKDPEIPGYLPLELFSKNDEDLKSTICQRCHFLKFYNSALEVKVSIEDYPNLLKIIKTKRCAIILIVDLTDFPCSIWPDLKTIMHPFTPIFLVGNKVDLLPRDSPKFLENIKQLLANTVVHVTGVKKENITHVELISAKTGYGIEQLINKLHYKWKHKGDVYLVGCTNVGKSSLFNTLLNSDYCKVKAIDLVQCATVSTWPGTTLNLLKFPILNPNMKKYILRIQRLINEKFYRIQESKYRDYKFKETGNMMFATLEGHVGKSFTKNSRKDDNMDPFLEKSHKVMTKKIFLNESEQKYEHSRWCYDTPGTIQKDQILDLLTTDELLLTLPQEIITPRTFMFRPKQTIFVAGMGRLDYLEGEYFIRCTLFASKKLPITICYTFDAEEIYNQLLETEAFVVPTNDQNRLKIWPKLQSKEIKVTGVKNESAGDIVGSQLHHLKTTASH
- the LOC108000353 gene encoding nitric oxide-associated protein 1 isoform X1, yielding MSNIKFFLFQLCNHNMYHNLGSRQFKKTILYRNIGSKVNPKVLSLRNKLLYCDYLDYEKMGYVKHKKIEKQRIEQEKIMRFEMNEKKTYSVMLNEWIKDKKETDILEEKKDEEKIDKCENETVKKQKPIYMPYAAVDSYEIIDTKILDDINTEKENINLPNEKYEELYEKYLQIKQNTLNNGKNIPIFEDVEKNNKIPKGELWKIPSTWMTDYEQFDDTLLNEHYNCYGTSDPDSEVSSIPCGGCGALLHCKDPEIPGYLPLELFSKNDEDLKSTICQRCHFLKFYNSALEVKVSIEDYPNLLKIIKTKRCAIILIVDLTDFPCSIWPDLKTIMHPFTPIFLVGNKVDLLPRDSPKFLENIKQLLANTVVHVTGVKKENITHVELISAKTGYGIEQLINKLHYKWKHKGDVYLVGCTNVGKSSLFNTLLNSDYCKVKAIDLVQCATVSTWPGTTLNLLKFPILNPNMKKYILRIQRLINEKFYRIQESKYRDYKFKETGNMMFATLEGHVGKSFTKNSRKDDNMDPFLEKSHKVMTKKIFLNESEQKYEHSRWCYDTPGTIQKDQILDLLTTDELLLTLPQEIITPRTFMFRPKQTIFVAGMGRLDYLEGEYFIRCTLFASKKLPITICYTFDAEEIYNQLLETEAFVVPTNDQNRLKIWPKLQSKEIKVTGVKNESAGDIVLSSIGWIAITPFENNSVSLRAWTPEGRGIYFRSPALLSKSVHLRGPRIQGTPLYSLGQKVFIKY
- the LOC108000353 gene encoding nitric oxide-associated protein 1 isoform X3 — translated: MSNIKFFLFQLCNHNMYHNLGSRQFKKTILYRNIGSKVNPKVLSLRNKLLYCDYLDYEKMGYVKHKKIEKQRIEQEKIMRFEMNEKKTYSVMLNEWIKDKKETDILEEKKDEEKIDKCENETVKKQKPIYMPYAAVDSYEIIDTKILDDINTEKENINLPNEKYEELYEKYLQIKQNTLNNGKNIPIFEDVEKNNKIPKGELWKIPSTWMTDYEQFDDTLLNEHYNCYGTSDPDSEVSSIPCGGCGALLHCKDPEIPGYLPLELFSKNDEDLKSTICQRCHFLKFYNSALEVKVSIEDYPNLLKIIKTKRCAIILIVDLTDFPCSIWPDLKTIMHPFTPIFLVGNKVDLLPRDSPKFLENIKQLLANTVVHVTGVKKENITHVELISAKTGYGIEQLINKLHYKWKHKGDVYLVGCTNVGKSSLFNTLLNSDYCKVKAIDLVQCATVSTWPGTTLNLLKFPILNPNMKKYILRIQRLINEKFYRIQESKYRDYKFKETGNMMFATLEGHVGKSFTKNSRKDDNMDPFLEKSHKVMTKKIFLNESEQKYEHSRWCYDTPGTIQKDQILDLLTTDELLLTLPQEIITPRTFMFRPKQTIFVAGMGRLDYLEGEYFIRRDI